CAGCTTGCCAAGCTGCGAAGCGGGCCCTTTTACCTTTACGAATTGCGGGACGATCTTTAATTTCTTCGATATCTCGTAGCCGGAGTCCGGTTCTCCGAGCACGGGTTTCACTTTGAATCTTTTCGTCACAAGCATATCTATGTTAAGAGAGAGCTTCGAGGGCCTCGCAGCGACTATATCGATTCCTCTGGGAACTATCTGCGATGCCGCGCGCTTTAAGTCTATTTTAAGAACACCCCGTTCCGTTTTCTGCAGGTCAACGGGAATTGACTTGTTCGAGAAGGCAAATGAAGAGAGCAGGTTTCTCGCTCCCCTGAGAGAGAGGTCAATATTTTCGGGGGCATTGTTCACGATAATAAGATCTTCAGGCAGGCCACTTAGGTGAAGCGGAATCCTGACGTCCCTTTCCACGTCAAGTTCGAAGTTCGTAAATGCCCAGAGAATTACCGCCAGCGCGAGTGCGATTGTTTTTTTTGTAAGACCTTGAAAGAAAGGTTTTTTCTCCATCAGGCTTTTCCTGCCTGGCCTGCTTTTATGCTGCTCAGGTTCTCGGTGGTAAGTTCGGAAACCAGACTCGGCTTAAGCAATTTATCGTTAGCGATTCTTTTAAGTTCTCCGTCCGCCGCCAGCGAGATCTTCCCCGTTTCCTCGGACACGATTACAACGACAGCGTCAGTCTCGTTGGAGAGCTTTATTGCCGCCCTGTGCCTTGTTCCAAGCTCCGTTCCCAGTTCAAGGTCCGTACTGATCGGGAAAAAGCACCCGGCTGAAACAATAACGTCGTCTTTGACTATCACTCCTCCGTCGTGAAGAGGGGACGCCGGGTTGAAAATGGTTATAAGCATCTCGCTTGATAAGCTGGTGTTAATAGGTCTTCCGGGAAACACTCTTAGGCTCTCCTGCCTTTCAATGGCTATCAGGGCTCCGATTTTCCTTGAAGAGAGAAAAGAGCAGGCATCCCCCAGCTCTTCTATCATTGCTTCGTTTGCGGCATGTTTTGCGAAACTGAAGAGAAGAGGTTTTTTCCCTATGTTCGCAAGCCCTCTTCTTATGTCATCCTGGAAGAGAATTATTATTATGAGGATAGCGAAGCCGAGAAAGTGGGTAAGCACCCAGTTGAGCGTGAAAAACCCCCATTTCCTCGAGGCGAAGTAAAGAACTGCCATAGCCACGAGTCCTACCAGGATCTGCGAGCTTCTGGTTCCCTCTATGGCCTTCAGTACGTAGAAAAATATTATGGCGACGATCAGGATATCCAGACTGTCGGAAAAGAATCGAAAGTTCTGTATGGTAGAATCTGTCATATCCTAGTTAGCCCCGTATATGCTCTTTACCGTCCTAATCGCCTGCACTGTCTCAAGTACATCATGAACTCTTACGATAGAAATACCCTTGAGCATTGATATTATTACTGAACAGACGGATCCTATCAATCTTTGCTCGGCAAGCGGACTCCCCAGGATTTCTCCTATAAAGGATTTTCGCGAGGTTCCAATGCAGACCGGAAACCCGAGCCGGCAGAATTCCTCGAGCTTTCTTATGATTTCGAGGTTCTGCGGGGTGGTTTTTCCGAATCCGATGCCTGGGTCAATTATTATGTGGTCCCGCGGCACTCCAGCCTCCATTGCCGTCTGAGCCGAATTCAAAAGAAAGTCCGCTATATCGGGAATAAGCGAACTGTATTGGGTTTTCTCCTGCATGTCCAGCGGGCGTGAACTTGTGTGGGTGAGTACGATTGCGGCTCCTTTCTCCGATACTTTCTGCGCCACCTGCGGTTCGAAACTCAGTCCGCTTATATCGTTTACCATCGAGGCTCCGCACCCAAGAGCCTCCTCGGCGACAGCCGCTTTTGTGGTGTCGACGGATATTACGGTGTCAAATTCCACCGAAGCCGCCTCTATTACCGGTATAACCCTGTCAAGCTCCTCTTCCGTGCTCACGCCGAGGGAACCCGGCCTTGTGGATTCTCCTCCTATGTCAATAATATCGGCCCCGTCTCTGATTAAAGAGGCGATTCTCCCGAGAGCTTTTTGGGGATCGTTGTACGCTCCGCCGTCATAAAAGGAGTCCGGAGTCATGTTCACAATACCCATGACGAGGGGTTTTTGGCTGAGATCCAGTTCTTTTGAACCGAGTTTTATCAAATGATGTTCTGGTGCGTTCTGATTTGCTTTATGGACTGAAGACTTTAGCAAACGGCTTTTACTCCCGGTTTTGCAGAGACAGCCAGAAAACAGCGGCGGGGCAGGGCAGAACCCTAGGAATCAGACCCTGCTGGTTATATCGAACGGCTTTTTCACTTCCGGCCTGAACTCACGTGTTTTTGACACCAGTTCGTCAAGTTCCGCCGAGTCTATAACTTCTTTTTCCAGAAGCAGGGAAGAGAGCTCATGCAGAAGATCCAGATTGTCTCCGAGGAGCTTCATTACCTCGTCGTAGCTTTCGTTCACGATCTTCCTTGTCTCCTGATCGATCTGCACCGCGGTATCTTCGCTGTAATCGCTTTTTCTCGATATTTCCCTGCCTAGGAAAGGCTGCTGTTCCCCTTTGCCGAAAGTTACCGGTCCCACAACTTCGCTCATTCCCCATTCGCATACCATTTTTTTGGCTATGTCGGTAACTCTCTCAAGGTCGTTTGCAGCGCCGCTGGTTCTTTCTGAGAACACAAGTTCTTCGGCGGCCCTGCCTCCCAGAAGCACCTTTATGGTGGAAATCAGATAACTCCTCGAAAGGGTGTACTTGTCTTCAAGGGGGAGCTGCTGAGTAACTCCGAGAGCCATTCCTCTCGGTATGATCGTCACCTTGTGTATGGGGTCGGCCTCGGGAGTCAGTTTCGCTACGAGCGCGTGTCCGGCCTCGTGGTAAGCGGTGATTTTTTTCTCTTTTTCGCTTATCAGCATACTTTTTCTCTCAACTCCCATTGTGACCTTGTCTTTTGCG
The sequence above is a segment of the Candidatus Dadabacteria bacterium genome. Coding sequences within it:
- a CDS encoding CdaR family protein, with the protein product MEKKPFFQGLTKKTIALALAVILWAFTNFELDVERDVRIPLHLSGLPEDLIIVNNAPENIDLSLRGARNLLSSFAFSNKSIPVDLQKTERGVLKIDLKRAASQIVPRGIDIVAARPSKLSLNIDMLVTKRFKVKPVLGEPDSGYEISKKLKIVPQFVKVKGPASQLGKLESIETAKIKLEGEKAEFTAPVQLQLPSQYMEVLEGDHVNVTVYIKEIILSKEFRDVDIVPRNFGKLEYTTTPELKATLVFNGPYKTINDLTSNDVKVFIDGAEMGESRLKRLRVKVQYPSSDLLKLTKTSPTSVRVRVKPPPPEESPKT
- the cdaA gene encoding diadenylate cyclase CdaA, whose translation is MTDSTIQNFRFFSDSLDILIVAIIFFYVLKAIEGTRSSQILVGLVAMAVLYFASRKWGFFTLNWVLTHFLGFAILIIIILFQDDIRRGLANIGKKPLLFSFAKHAANEAMIEELGDACSFLSSRKIGALIAIERQESLRVFPGRPINTSLSSEMLITIFNPASPLHDGGVIVKDDVIVSAGCFFPISTDLELGTELGTRHRAAIKLSNETDAVVVIVSEETGKISLAADGELKRIANDKLLKPSLVSELTTENLSSIKAGQAGKA
- the folP gene encoding dihydropteroate synthase encodes the protein MIKLGSKELDLSQKPLVMGIVNMTPDSFYDGGAYNDPQKALGRIASLIRDGADIIDIGGESTRPGSLGVSTEEELDRVIPVIEAASVEFDTVISVDTTKAAVAEEALGCGASMVNDISGLSFEPQVAQKVSEKGAAIVLTHTSSRPLDMQEKTQYSSLIPDIADFLLNSAQTAMEAGVPRDHIIIDPGIGFGKTTPQNLEIIRKLEEFCRLGFPVCIGTSRKSFIGEILGSPLAEQRLIGSVCSVIISMLKGISIVRVHDVLETVQAIRTVKSIYGAN